The proteins below come from a single uncultured Carboxylicivirga sp. genomic window:
- a CDS encoding CPBP family intramembrane metalloprotease, with the protein MKNWTQKNFVLIVLLLTAILKYLLIDWLNVRTIYIVGISFFWIGYILFRKRTNKEFEIFKLQDFKQSLLILLPIILLNGSACVFYAYTNNTLNVSWHILLVLLLYPFWGVIQQFIMLDIILMNLIAFFKGKVSAILLVFIVSILFGIIHYPNTFLMLYTFFLELILASVFLKWRNLWAIGITHGWMATFLLYYVMDRNLWSEIFIGI; encoded by the coding sequence TTGAAAAATTGGACACAAAAGAATTTTGTACTAATCGTATTGTTATTAACTGCTATTTTAAAATATCTGCTGATAGATTGGCTGAATGTTAGAACTATATATATAGTCGGAATTTCTTTTTTTTGGATTGGATATATATTGTTTCGTAAAAGAACGAATAAAGAGTTCGAAATATTTAAACTGCAAGATTTTAAACAGTCTTTACTAATATTATTACCTATCATTCTACTTAATGGTTCGGCTTGTGTGTTTTATGCATACACCAATAATACGCTCAATGTATCCTGGCATATTCTATTGGTTTTACTTTTATATCCATTTTGGGGAGTCATACAACAATTTATCATGCTTGACATTATATTGATGAATTTAATTGCATTTTTCAAAGGTAAAGTCAGCGCTATTCTTTTGGTTTTTATAGTCTCAATCTTGTTTGGTATCATTCATTATCCAAATACTTTTTTGATGCTATACACCTTTTTCCTAGAGTTGATTTTGGCTTCAGTTTTTCTTAAATGGCGTAACCTTTGGGCAATTGGGATCACTCACGGTTGGATGGCGACTTTTTTACTTTATTATGTAATGGATCGTAATCTTTGGTCAGAGATATTTATTGGTATTTAA
- a CDS encoding type IV toxin-antitoxin system AbiEi family antitoxin, with product MKQEMLHIALDNFKKITGMDVLLKDNTPLDGVLEIPALGNGVHYVVELKQEIRPHQVQQLEYNSKEYGNFMVVANQIFPKVKEELRAKGIAYLETNGNTFIKQENIFLFIDTQKTSIQTKEKGNRAFTKTGLKVLLHLLNNKEDINLPQRELAKLTKVGLGSIPQVIEGLKETGYLLQLNNKTYVWENRKELLDRWVIEYDTVLKPKLKKERYDFQGNWEDIVLVKELTVWGGEPAADILTNYLRPEKLIIYTKENRLNLMKNYRLIPKANGQIEAYEMFWEQDKQKPTAPPILVYAELLLEGGKRNNETATKIFNEYIQPKL from the coding sequence ATGAAACAGGAGATGTTACATATTGCATTGGATAATTTTAAGAAAATAACCGGGATGGATGTTCTCTTAAAAGATAATACACCATTAGATGGAGTACTGGAAATACCAGCTTTGGGTAATGGAGTTCATTATGTTGTCGAACTTAAGCAAGAGATCAGACCACATCAGGTGCAGCAGTTGGAATATAACAGCAAAGAATATGGCAATTTTATGGTTGTTGCAAATCAGATTTTTCCAAAAGTTAAGGAAGAATTAAGGGCAAAAGGCATAGCTTATCTGGAGACAAATGGTAATACTTTTATAAAACAGGAAAATATCTTCCTTTTTATAGATACTCAAAAAACAAGCATTCAGACCAAAGAAAAAGGTAATCGGGCATTTACAAAAACAGGATTAAAAGTATTATTACACTTACTTAATAATAAAGAAGATATCAATTTACCACAACGCGAATTAGCAAAATTAACTAAGGTAGGATTAGGTAGCATTCCTCAGGTTATCGAAGGACTTAAAGAAACGGGTTATCTTCTTCAGCTAAATAATAAGACATACGTTTGGGAAAACCGGAAAGAGTTATTAGATCGTTGGGTAATAGAATATGATACAGTTTTGAAACCCAAGCTAAAGAAAGAGCGATATGATTTTCAGGGTAATTGGGAGGATATTGTTTTAGTAAAAGAATTAACTGTTTGGGGGGGAGAGCCTGCTGCAGATATACTAACAAACTATCTTCGTCCAGAAAAGCTGATTATTTATACAAAGGAGAATCGTTTGAACTTAATGAAAAACTATCGCTTGATACCCAAAGCTAACGGCCAGATAGAGGCTTACGAAATGTTCTGGGAACAGGATAAACAGAAGCCTACAGCACCTCCTATTTTGGTTTATGCAGAATTGTTATTGGAAGGTGGAAAACGAAATAATGAAACAGCAACAAAAATTTTCAATGAATACATCCAACCAAAGTTATAA
- a CDS encoding DUF4248 domain-containing protein gives MILPRTILKQDLAKKLYPQSSNTTSAMQLLRKEIKQSQELNSKLDLLARNRRAHYYTHKQLEVILEHFCISQKEFEGL, from the coding sequence ATGATATTACCCCGAACAATATTAAAACAAGATTTAGCTAAAAAACTATACCCACAAAGCTCAAATACAACTTCTGCCATGCAATTATTAAGGAAAGAAATAAAACAATCGCAGGAATTAAACTCCAAACTTGATTTATTAGCCAGAAATAGGAGAGCACATTATTATACACACAAGCAATTGGAGGTTATCCTGGAACATTTTTGTATTAGTCAGAAAGAGTTTGAGGGGCTTTAA
- a CDS encoding type IV toxin-antitoxin system AbiEi family antitoxin domain-containing protein: MYLFSPLQTRMPNWFINYNWNVELLQKPTSFLPEKTGIKEMEIKDTKINVSTPERAILECLF; this comes from the coding sequence ATATACCTATTCTCACCCTTGCAAACCAGAATGCCAAATTGGTTTATAAATTACAATTGGAATGTAGAGTTATTACAGAAACCCACTTCATTTCTTCCTGAAAAAACAGGCATCAAGGAAATGGAGATAAAAGATACAAAAATTAATGTATCAACACCCGAACGTGCCATATTGGAATGCCTGTTTTAA
- a CDS encoding AbiEi antitoxin N-terminal domain-containing protein encodes MTTHNDIKLKKLFNLLQPNNVITAAVLDNNVVSRHLRRYYKDSGWIEPLGRGAYKKPGESLEWQAGVNAMQNQLNIKVHVGALTSLSLHGFSHYFRLSK; translated from the coding sequence ATGACTACGCATAATGACATAAAATTAAAGAAGCTTTTTAATCTATTGCAGCCCAATAATGTGATAACAGCAGCAGTATTGGACAACAATGTTGTATCCAGACATCTACGCAGGTACTATAAGGACAGCGGATGGATAGAACCTTTAGGAAGAGGTGCATATAAAAAGCCCGGCGAAAGCTTGGAATGGCAAGCAGGTGTGAATGCAATGCAAAATCAATTAAACATTAAGGTGCATGTAGGTGCTTTAACTTCATTAAGCTTACATGGATTCAGCCATTATTTCAGGTTAAGCAAGTAA
- a CDS encoding helix-turn-helix domain-containing protein, producing MSKTVVIVDEHLFNKLMGKIDHINDKIDSINVAKNDGFKDRWYVTEEVCKLLNVSRRTLQTMRDNKIIAFKKTGRKIYYKASDIEAYLESING from the coding sequence ATGAGCAAGACAGTTGTAATTGTAGATGAGCATCTCTTTAATAAGTTAATGGGCAAAATTGATCATATTAACGATAAGATAGATAGTATCAATGTGGCCAAGAATGATGGTTTTAAAGACCGTTGGTATGTTACCGAAGAAGTATGTAAACTATTAAATGTTAGTAGGCGAACTTTGCAAACCATGCGCGATAATAAAATCATTGCCTTTAAGAAAACCGGACGCAAGATTTATTACAAGGCTTCTGATATTGAAGCCTACCTGGAAAGTATTAATGGATAA
- a CDS encoding DUF6320 domain-containing protein, whose amino-acid sequence MDYCKNCEVELDEDMICCPLCGLSAGAEPISVDIPKEKHHDFRDKTLNEIEKLSFTQKRKLIWKISGIILMSGIIITLIINFIISHNINWAKYNLIASLVAFSNISFVVFFRKKPFVLLISSLISLTILFLMIDYFNGESYWGIQLGIPIVTSFYILSLIVLVLIRVSNQIGFNILAVIFLAIAILLLSIEIFISLYSHQIIRLNWSIIAGVSLLPIAGLLFFVHYKLKKGIELKRFFHI is encoded by the coding sequence ATGGATTATTGTAAGAATTGTGAAGTAGAATTGGATGAAGATATGATATGCTGCCCTTTATGTGGACTTAGTGCTGGAGCAGAACCTATTTCTGTTGATATTCCCAAAGAGAAACATCACGATTTCAGGGATAAAACATTAAATGAAATTGAAAAACTCAGCTTTACTCAAAAACGAAAGCTTATCTGGAAGATATCCGGAATTATTCTGATGTCTGGTATTATAATCACACTTATAATAAACTTCATAATAAGTCACAATATTAATTGGGCTAAGTATAATTTAATTGCCTCATTAGTAGCTTTTTCTAACATTAGTTTCGTTGTGTTTTTTCGAAAAAAACCTTTCGTCTTGCTCATTAGTAGTTTGATCTCCTTAACGATTTTGTTTTTGATGATAGATTATTTTAATGGAGAAAGTTACTGGGGGATACAACTCGGAATTCCTATTGTGACGTCCTTTTATATTTTATCACTTATTGTTTTAGTATTGATTCGTGTATCGAATCAGATTGGATTCAATATACTAGCTGTCATTTTTTTGGCCATAGCCATATTATTACTTAGCATTGAAATTTTTATATCTCTGTATTCTCATCAAATCATTAGACTTAACTGGAGTATTATTGCCGGGGTATCATTATTGCCCATTGCCGGTTTATTGTTTTTTGTGCATTATAAACTTAAAAAGGGAATAGAGTTAAAACGTTTTTTTCATATTTAA
- a CDS encoding hybrid sensor histidine kinase/response regulator: MGRVLIVDDNARNIQLLGNILTENSYEVEYVLSGEDALDMLESENFDLILMDVMMPGMDGFETCKRIKQTNRADIPLIFLTAINEKESITKGFEVGGVDYLSKPFNTAELLARISTHIALKKSNDELNDINRSLEQKVIERTEELLIANDKLRQANDELAVLDQSKNEFLSIINHEIRTPLNGIIGFVNVIKASVKDEILLNMITQLDESCNRLEEFSFQALDISNLTTRRSNTLNLVSTGVDLLINLAIDKLDTKLLKKEIHISSKIESCNLNLDVKYFSKCIYLLISNSIKHSAHRSNISIVGRKSDQSYHINIKDEGVGFPEKLLKNGIKAFVSTHIDNNPGLELYLCKLIIESHKGSLSIQNDKGALVQIQLSL, from the coding sequence ATGGGGAGGGTTTTAATTGTTGATGATAATGCACGAAATATTCAATTATTAGGGAATATTCTTACAGAGAATAGTTACGAAGTTGAATATGTGCTAAGTGGAGAAGATGCCTTAGATATGTTAGAATCAGAAAATTTTGACCTTATACTAATGGATGTAATGATGCCGGGAATGGATGGTTTTGAAACCTGTAAAAGAATAAAACAAACCAATCGGGCGGATATACCTTTGATTTTTCTTACTGCCATTAATGAAAAGGAAAGTATAACAAAAGGATTTGAAGTTGGAGGAGTGGATTATTTATCAAAACCTTTTAATACAGCAGAACTTCTTGCCAGAATATCTACACATATTGCCTTAAAGAAGAGTAACGATGAATTAAACGATATAAACCGTTCATTAGAGCAAAAAGTAATAGAAAGAACAGAAGAGTTGTTAATCGCGAATGATAAACTTAGGCAAGCAAATGATGAATTAGCTGTATTGGATCAATCAAAGAATGAATTTTTAAGTATTATCAATCACGAAATACGTACTCCTTTGAATGGAATTATTGGTTTTGTTAATGTAATTAAGGCCAGTGTTAAAGACGAGATTCTATTAAATATGATCACTCAATTAGATGAATCTTGTAATCGATTAGAAGAATTTTCATTTCAGGCATTAGATATTTCAAATTTAACCACAAGGAGAAGTAATACTCTTAATCTAGTATCTACAGGTGTTGATCTTTTAATTAATTTGGCCATAGACAAGTTGGATACGAAATTGTTGAAAAAAGAAATACATATTAGTAGTAAGATAGAGAGTTGTAACTTAAACTTAGATGTTAAGTATTTTTCGAAATGTATTTATTTATTAATATCAAATTCAATTAAGCATTCAGCACATCGTAGTAATATTTCAATAGTTGGACGAAAGTCAGATCAATCATATCATATAAACATAAAAGATGAAGGTGTAGGGTTTCCTGAAAAATTATTGAAAAATGGAATTAAAGCTTTTGTATCAACACATATTGATAATAATCCAGGGCTGGAACTCTATTTGTGTAAATTAATTATCGAAAGTCATAAGGGAAGTTTATCTATTCAGAATGATAAAGGAGCTTTGGTGCAGATACAACTTTCGTTATGA
- a CDS encoding type IV toxin-antitoxin system AbiEi family antitoxin domain-containing protein: MPVLTPQHSDLVECYQVLEGLVNLKPRLVSELLSACKSVKVRRLFLYMAEKANHQWFQFLKTDKIDLGSGDRMITESGAYSSKYKITIPKELAEL, translated from the coding sequence ATGCCTGTTTTAACTCCGCAACATTCAGACCTTGTTGAATGCTATCAGGTTTTAGAAGGATTGGTCAACTTAAAGCCTAGATTGGTGAGCGAGCTTCTATCAGCTTGCAAATCAGTGAAAGTAAGACGTCTATTTCTTTATATGGCAGAAAAGGCAAATCATCAGTGGTTTCAATTCCTAAAAACAGATAAGATAGATTTAGGTAGCGGAGACCGGATGATAACAGAAAGTGGAGCATACAGCTCAAAGTATAAGATAACAATACCCAAAGAATTAGCAGAGTTATGA
- a CDS encoding metallophosphoesterase codes for MKIQIISDIHQEFGFNQFSFDNADIVVFAGDINLGVKGISWMVKEISNKPVIYVLGNHEYYKGSYPKTLLKIKEVAKGTNIHVLENESIEIDGITFHGATLWTDFSIFGNPIKYGIICQEKMNDYKKIRRDPSYSRLRTIDTFNLHNQSISWLKKSLIGSKTVTNIVVTHHAPSIKSLPDQYKEDPVSSAYASNLEDFIIEQKPQYWLHGHVHTPVRYKINETEVICNPHGYIDEKYNGYEKELIIEIN; via the coding sequence ATGAAAATACAGATCATTAGCGATATACATCAAGAGTTTGGGTTTAATCAATTTAGTTTTGATAATGCTGATATTGTTGTGTTTGCAGGTGATATCAATCTTGGTGTAAAAGGAATAAGTTGGATGGTGAAAGAAATATCCAATAAGCCAGTTATATATGTATTGGGTAATCATGAATACTACAAGGGATCTTATCCTAAAACATTGCTAAAGATTAAAGAAGTTGCAAAAGGAACAAATATTCATGTGTTAGAAAACGAATCGATAGAGATTGATGGTATAACATTCCATGGAGCTACCCTTTGGACTGATTTTTCAATATTTGGTAATCCAATTAAATATGGAATCATTTGTCAGGAGAAGATGAATGATTATAAGAAAATAAGAAGAGATCCTTCATATTCACGCCTAAGAACCATAGATACTTTTAATCTTCATAATCAATCCATATCATGGCTTAAAAAAAGCTTAATAGGATCTAAAACCGTTACAAATATTGTTGTAACGCACCATGCTCCCAGCATAAAGTCATTGCCAGATCAATATAAGGAAGATCCGGTGTCTTCTGCATATGCTTCCAATTTAGAGGATTTTATTATTGAGCAAAAGCCTCAATATTGGCTTCACGGTCATGTGCATACACCTGTGAGATACAAGATTAATGAAACGGAAGTTATCTGTAATCCACATGGATATATTGATGAGAAATATAATGGTTATGAAAAGGAACTAATTATAGAAATAAATTAA